One stretch of Flavobacterium sp. 9 DNA includes these proteins:
- a CDS encoding cation:proton antiporter has protein sequence MIALNAAAETTHHLQPLISDLGLILMTAGIAVLIFKKLKQPLVLGYLIAGFLAGNHFDFFPSITDMKSVEVWAEIGVIFLLFSLGLEFSFKKLMKVGGTSSVTAITQIMFMVIIGYCVGQWMDWSKMDSIFLGATLSISSTTIIIRAFDELGVKGKKFVGIVFGALIVEDIVAILMLVLLSTIAVSDQVSGGALLQSVLKLVFFLIIWFLGGIFIIPTFLKKAKHLLTDEMLLIISLALCLMMVMFAANVGFSPALGAFIMGSIIAETTQAEKIEHLIQPVKDLFGAVFFVSVGMLINPETLVTYALPVALITLLTIFGKAFSSSIGALLSGQPLKQSVQTGMSLAQIGEFSFIIATLGMTLKVTSDFLYPIIVAVSAITTFTTPFLIKYSDPFSGYLERKLPKKWVKNINRYSVNAQAIKSVSTWQVVLRASVTQIILHTIIITAIILLSSKFVAPLVADTRFGNTLAALITLVVIAPFLWALSLRRVKVNEVDELWEERKYRGALLMLILIRMSLGLFFVGFLLNIFFSPLVAFIALIIAIGAYQLFPKKLNEQYHKIENHFLKNLNDRENKKIDRRYANLMPWDGHMSIFDIGKESNLAGKTLEELRIRENLGINIAFIRRGEVTIPIPTKNERLFPGDEICVIGTDEQITQFTNYLDKQVEAASSIDETEIVLRQMEISNEEFVQKTIGQFRGKTGGLVVGLERNGNRILNPESHLLLEKNDIIWVVGDKKRMNELSKKSVNIPI, from the coding sequence ATGATTGCCTTAAACGCCGCTGCAGAGACTACACACCACTTACAACCCCTTATTAGCGACTTGGGCTTAATCCTGATGACCGCAGGAATCGCCGTTTTAATATTTAAAAAACTGAAACAACCACTTGTTTTAGGATATCTGATAGCCGGATTTTTAGCCGGAAACCACTTTGATTTTTTTCCATCAATAACTGACATGAAAAGTGTTGAAGTCTGGGCCGAAATTGGGGTTATATTTCTATTGTTTAGTTTGGGACTCGAATTTAGTTTTAAGAAACTGATGAAAGTCGGCGGAACATCTTCTGTCACCGCCATAACGCAAATTATGTTTATGGTCATTATTGGCTATTGCGTGGGACAATGGATGGATTGGAGTAAAATGGATAGTATTTTTCTTGGCGCCACACTTTCGATATCGTCAACAACTATTATTATTCGGGCGTTTGATGAACTGGGAGTTAAAGGAAAAAAGTTCGTTGGAATTGTTTTTGGCGCTTTAATTGTCGAAGATATTGTAGCAATATTAATGTTGGTTTTATTATCAACAATTGCGGTTAGTGATCAGGTTTCAGGTGGTGCATTATTACAATCCGTTTTAAAATTAGTCTTCTTTTTAATTATATGGTTTTTAGGCGGAATCTTCATTATTCCAACATTTCTTAAGAAAGCAAAACATCTTTTGACAGACGAAATGTTACTTATTATTTCGCTCGCACTTTGTTTAATGATGGTTATGTTTGCTGCCAATGTTGGATTCTCTCCTGCTTTGGGTGCATTTATTATGGGTTCTATTATTGCCGAAACTACTCAAGCCGAAAAAATAGAGCATTTGATTCAGCCTGTAAAAGATTTATTTGGTGCAGTTTTCTTTGTTTCTGTGGGAATGTTAATCAATCCGGAAACTTTGGTTACTTATGCACTTCCGGTTGCTCTTATTACGCTTTTAACCATTTTCGGGAAAGCATTTAGTTCTTCTATTGGAGCTTTATTATCCGGACAACCACTTAAACAATCTGTTCAAACTGGTATGAGTTTGGCACAAATTGGGGAGTTTTCGTTTATTATTGCAACTCTGGGAATGACGCTTAAAGTGACAAGCGATTTTTTATATCCGATAATTGTTGCGGTATCTGCCATTACAACTTTTACAACTCCGTTTTTGATTAAATATTCTGATCCATTTTCCGGATATCTGGAAAGAAAACTACCAAAAAAATGGGTCAAAAACATTAACCGTTATAGTGTCAATGCACAAGCGATTAAATCTGTAAGTACATGGCAAGTAGTACTTCGTGCATCTGTAACACAAATTATACTGCATACGATAATTATTACGGCAATCATTTTATTGTCGTCAAAATTTGTAGCTCCGTTAGTTGCTGATACCCGTTTTGGAAACACATTGGCGGCATTGATCACTTTGGTCGTAATTGCACCATTTTTATGGGCACTTTCATTACGACGTGTAAAGGTCAATGAAGTCGATGAATTATGGGAAGAACGCAAATATCGTGGTGCACTTTTAATGTTGATCTTAATAAGAATGAGCCTTGGATTATTCTTTGTTGGATTTTTATTGAACATTTTCTTCTCGCCTTTAGTGGCTTTTATTGCCTTAATAATTGCAATTGGAGCGTATCAATTGTTTCCTAAAAAATTAAACGAGCAATATCATAAAATCGAAAATCACTTTTTGAAGAATTTAAACGATCGTGAAAACAAAAAAATTGACAGACGATATGCCAATTTAATGCCTTGGGACGGTCACATGTCTATTTTTGATATTGGAAAAGAATCAAATCTGGCGGGGAAAACTCTGGAAGAATTGCGCATTCGCGAAAACTTAGGAATCAATATTGCTTTCATAAGACGTGGAGAAGTCACAATACCAATTCCGACTAAAAATGAACGTCTCTTTCCTGGTGACGAAATTTGTGTTATTGGTACCGATGAACAAATTACTCAATTTACTAATTATTTAGATAAGCAAGTTGAAGCTGCCAGCAGTATAGACGAAACTGAAATTGTATTACGTCAAATGGAAATTTCTAATGAAGAGTTTGTTCAAAAAACGATTGGGCAATTTAGAGGAAAAACAGGTGGACTTGTTGTAGGACTTGAAAGAAATGGTAATCGAATCTTAAATCCTGAATCGCATTTACTCTTAGAAAAAAATGACATTATTTGGGTTGTCGGCGATAAAAAACGAATGAACGAATTATCCAAAAAGAGCGTTAATATACCGATTTAA
- a CDS encoding NAD-dependent deacylase — protein MKKKLVVLTGAGISAESGIKTFRDSDGLWEGHDVMEVATPEGWRKNQELVLDFYNKRRQQLKEVEPNLGHKILAELEKDFDVHIITQNVDDLHERAGSTKVLHLHGELLKVRSIQNRNTILDWKEDLYTGDLDENGYQLRPHIVWFGEDVPALEEAIEITETADYFAVIGTSLQVYPAAGLISYTYSITPVFYIDPKPIAIPNIQNKVEVIAKVASEGVAELRERLLEIEKTI, from the coding sequence ATGAAAAAGAAATTGGTTGTTTTAACCGGAGCAGGAATTAGTGCCGAAAGCGGAATCAAAACTTTTCGCGACAGTGATGGTTTATGGGAAGGTCACGATGTTATGGAAGTTGCAACTCCTGAAGGCTGGAGAAAAAATCAGGAATTGGTTCTTGACTTTTACAACAAAAGACGCCAACAGCTTAAAGAAGTGGAACCAAATTTGGGTCACAAAATCTTAGCCGAATTAGAAAAAGATTTTGATGTTCATATTATTACTCAAAATGTAGATGATTTGCATGAACGTGCCGGAAGTACGAAAGTTTTGCATTTGCATGGAGAATTACTAAAAGTGCGAAGTATACAAAATCGAAATACGATTCTGGATTGGAAAGAGGATTTATATACGGGCGATTTGGACGAAAACGGATATCAGCTTCGACCACATATTGTTTGGTTTGGAGAAGATGTTCCTGCACTTGAAGAAGCAATTGAAATTACAGAAACCGCCGATTATTTTGCCGTTATTGGAACTTCTTTGCAAGTTTATCCTGCTGCGGGATTAATTTCGTATACCTATAGTATTACACCCGTTTTTTATATTGATCCAAAGCCAATCGCAATTCCTAATATTCAGAATAAAGTTGAAGTTATTGCAAAAGTTGCCTCTGAAGGTGTAGCCGAATTAAGAGAAAGATTATTGGAAATAGAAAAGACAATATGA
- a CDS encoding AEC family transporter has translation MNNFILIFFFLTLGLLLQRVKRFPTNIYKVLNKIVIYICLPAITLYHIPKIKWSNELLFPIASGWICFILAFVFFHFLGRKFGWSNKLIGCLILTAGLSNSSFLGYPIIEALFGKKGLETAVLVDQPGTFVVVSSLGVFVAAFYSKGSPNAISIIKKVLLFPPFLTFIVACLMNISDYQFNIDIQAFLLKLGSLVTPLALLSVGLQLQFDRRSQHWKFLRLGLFFKLILSPLVIFVLYVFIFNQHSEAIKVTLMETAMAPMITGAILASTYGLKPRLSSMMIGFGIPISFLTLAVWYLILQFI, from the coding sequence ATGAATAATTTTATTTTAATATTTTTCTTCCTGACATTAGGTTTGCTTTTACAAAGAGTAAAACGCTTTCCGACTAATATTTACAAGGTTTTAAACAAGATTGTAATTTATATTTGTTTACCTGCAATTACCTTATATCACATTCCGAAAATAAAGTGGAGCAATGAATTATTGTTTCCAATTGCTTCGGGTTGGATTTGTTTCATTTTGGCGTTTGTCTTTTTTCATTTCCTGGGAAGAAAATTTGGCTGGTCAAACAAACTTATTGGCTGTCTGATTTTAACTGCCGGATTAAGCAATAGTTCTTTTCTTGGTTATCCTATAATTGAAGCTTTATTTGGAAAAAAAGGTTTAGAAACTGCTGTTTTGGTAGATCAACCCGGAACCTTTGTTGTGGTTTCTTCTTTGGGAGTTTTTGTCGCGGCTTTTTATTCAAAAGGAAGTCCAAACGCGATTAGCATTATCAAAAAAGTATTGCTTTTTCCACCATTCCTCACATTTATTGTTGCTTGTTTAATGAATATTTCAGACTATCAATTTAATATTGATATTCAGGCTTTTTTATTAAAATTAGGAAGTTTGGTAACTCCGTTGGCATTGCTTTCGGTAGGATTACAACTTCAATTTGACCGAAGAAGTCAGCATTGGAAATTTCTTCGACTTGGACTTTTCTTCAAGTTAATTCTTAGTCCTTTGGTAATTTTTGTGTTGTACGTTTTTATTTTCAATCAACATTCAGAAGCTATAAAAGTAACGTTGATGGAAACTGCTATGGCTCCAATGATTACAGGTGCAATTCTGGCTTCGACCTACGGATTAAAACCCAGATTAAGCAGTATGATGATTGGTTTTGGAATCCCAATTTCGTTTTTAACGCTTGCTGTTTGGTACTTGATTCTTCAATTTATTTAG
- the meaB gene encoding methylmalonyl Co-A mutase-associated GTPase MeaB: MSSSKKQSSSLQEKAGISPPEITNVSAIHQIKKNRRQQPSSTELVDGILNGNRTALSRAITLVESTNPEHAAKANDVINGCLPYANKSIRIGITGVPGVGKSTFIEAFGSYLTQLGKKVAVLAVDPSSSLSHGSILGDKTRMEELVKDENAFIRPSASGDTLGGVARKTRESIILCEAAGFDTIIIETVGVGQSETAVHSMVDFFLLLKISGAGDELQGIKRGIMEMADAIVINKADGDNIKKANQAKLEFNRALHLFPPKKSNWQPKVTTCSAITKEGISEIWETISQYVELTHESGFFPEKRKEQNQFWMMETINEQLKLNFYNQPEIISQLEQNKKAVQNDEISPFAAAQSLLNLYFKGAK; the protein is encoded by the coding sequence TTGTCAAGTTCAAAAAAACAATCAAGCAGCTTACAAGAAAAAGCCGGAATTTCACCTCCTGAAATCACCAATGTTTCTGCTATCCATCAAATTAAAAAAAACAGAAGACAACAGCCTTCTTCAACTGAATTAGTTGATGGAATTTTAAACGGAAACAGAACGGCATTAAGTCGTGCTATTACTTTGGTCGAAAGCACAAATCCTGAACATGCTGCAAAAGCGAATGATGTTATTAATGGATGTTTGCCGTACGCTAATAAATCAATCCGAATAGGAATTACAGGCGTTCCTGGTGTTGGAAAAAGTACTTTTATCGAAGCTTTTGGAAGTTATTTGACGCAATTAGGCAAAAAAGTAGCCGTTTTGGCGGTTGATCCAAGTAGTTCACTTTCGCACGGAAGTATTCTTGGTGATAAAACCCGAATGGAAGAATTGGTAAAAGATGAAAATGCTTTTATTAGACCAAGTGCTTCCGGAGATACTTTGGGCGGTGTGGCAAGAAAAACACGAGAATCAATTATACTTTGTGAAGCCGCAGGTTTTGATACTATTATTATCGAAACTGTTGGTGTTGGACAAAGCGAAACCGCTGTTCATAGTATGGTGGATTTTTTCTTATTATTGAAAATTTCCGGTGCCGGTGACGAACTTCAAGGTATAAAACGCGGTATTATGGAAATGGCAGATGCTATTGTAATCAATAAAGCGGACGGCGATAATATCAAAAAAGCCAATCAGGCCAAACTCGAATTCAATAGAGCTTTGCATTTGTTTCCTCCAAAAAAATCAAACTGGCAACCAAAAGTTACGACTTGCAGCGCAATCACCAAAGAAGGAATTTCTGAAATTTGGGAAACCATTTCTCAATATGTTGAACTCACACATGAATCAGGTTTCTTTCCCGAAAAACGAAAAGAACAAAACCAATTTTGGATGATGGAAACCATAAACGAACAATTGAAACTGAATTTCTACAATCAGCCTGAGATTATTTCGCAACTAGAACAAAACAAAAAAGCAGTGCAAAACGATGAAATTTCACCTTTTGCAGCTGCTCAGAGTTTATTAAATCTTTATTTTAAAGGTGCTAAGTAA
- a CDS encoding Rrf2 family transcriptional regulator, producing the protein MISGKFAITIHILTLLTKYPNDFLSSEYIAGSINLNPVLVRKEIANLKAHHVVESKEGKNGGTKLSVDPSKITLKEIFEMTFETINLGYAKNQPNPDCPVGKKINQNLSSLYADMNQKVSLQLEGISLEDFSNQF; encoded by the coding sequence ATGATTTCAGGTAAATTTGCCATAACGATTCACATTTTGACTTTGCTGACAAAATACCCTAATGATTTTTTATCATCTGAGTATATTGCGGGAAGCATCAATTTGAATCCTGTTTTGGTTCGAAAAGAAATTGCCAACTTAAAAGCACATCATGTTGTAGAAAGTAAAGAAGGTAAAAATGGCGGAACAAAACTTTCTGTCGATCCTTCGAAAATTACATTAAAAGAAATATTTGAAATGACCTTCGAAACCATTAACTTAGGGTATGCAAAAAATCAGCCTAATCCTGACTGTCCTGTTGGAAAAAAGATCAATCAAAACTTAAGTTCTTTATATGCTGATATGAATCAAAAAGTTAGTCTACAATTAGAAGGAATTTCATTGGAAGATTTTTCTAATCAATTCTAA
- a CDS encoding sterol desaturase family protein: MIFESWLQELTQYNLASLFIFFLIENLILILLSVVLAKIIEYDNTKLNKSNRKWIISTLICNTFITLLGFESYRFGILKIDFSPSFLSIFTDTLLLIVVMDFFMFCFHFLAHYLKWFYPIHELHHTHVETSVYSLYVLHPIETLGFGIIWLFSITILDFNYLSIIIYLILNLSYGIFGHLKTDIFPDFWYKSNFTKWISTTQFHSNHHKHQSHNYGFYFTIWDKIFKTIF, translated from the coding sequence ATGATATTCGAAAGTTGGTTACAGGAATTAACACAATATAATTTAGCATCTTTATTTATTTTCTTTTTAATCGAAAATTTAATTCTGATTTTACTTTCTGTTGTTCTTGCCAAAATAATCGAATACGATAATACCAAATTGAACAAATCCAATCGTAAATGGATTATCTCAACCTTAATTTGTAATACATTCATAACGCTTTTGGGTTTTGAATCGTATCGTTTTGGTATTCTCAAAATAGATTTTTCGCCATCGTTTTTATCAATATTCACAGACACTTTATTGCTGATTGTAGTAATGGATTTTTTTATGTTTTGTTTCCACTTTCTGGCGCATTACTTAAAATGGTTTTATCCCATTCACGAACTTCATCATACACATGTCGAAACGAGCGTTTATAGTTTATATGTTCTGCATCCAATAGAAACTTTGGGTTTTGGGATTATCTGGTTATTTTCAATTACGATTTTAGATTTCAATTATTTGAGTATTATTATTTATCTAATTTTAAATTTGTCGTATGGAATATTTGGACATTTAAAAACCGATATTTTTCCTGATTTCTGGTATAAAAGCAATTTCACAAAATGGATTTCTACAACTCAATTTCATTCGAATCATCATAAACATCAATCTCATAATTATGGTTTTTATTTTACGATTTGGGACAAAATCTTCAAAACTATTTTTTAA
- a CDS encoding NAD(P)-dependent oxidoreductase has product MKIAIIGATGFVGSAILNELANRNHDITAIVRNPKDTSNATWKSADIFNVDALAEILKGNDVVINAYNSGWTNPNIYDDFIAGSKAIQEAVKKSGVKRFITIGGAGSLFVAPGLQAVDTPDFPKEYHAGATAARDYLNILKEEKELDWAFFSPAFEMHQGITTGRTGKYRLGLENPVFNGEQRSILSVEDLAVVIADEAENAKHHQVRFTAAY; this is encoded by the coding sequence ATGAAAATCGCAATTATTGGAGCAACCGGATTTGTTGGCTCAGCAATTTTAAACGAATTAGCAAACAGAAATCATGACATTACTGCTATTGTAAGAAACCCAAAAGACACTTCGAATGCAACTTGGAAAAGTGCTGATATTTTTAATGTTGATGCTTTGGCAGAAATTCTAAAAGGAAATGACGTTGTAATCAATGCTTATAATTCAGGTTGGACGAATCCAAACATTTACGATGATTTCATTGCAGGATCAAAAGCGATTCAGGAAGCGGTTAAAAAATCTGGTGTAAAACGTTTTATTACAATTGGTGGTGCCGGAAGTTTATTTGTTGCTCCGGGTTTACAAGCGGTTGATACTCCGGATTTCCCTAAAGAATATCACGCTGGCGCAACTGCAGCAAGAGATTATTTGAATATCCTGAAAGAAGAAAAAGAATTGGATTGGGCATTTTTCAGTCCTGCTTTCGAAATGCACCAAGGAATTACAACAGGAAGAACAGGAAAATATCGTTTAGGATTAGAGAATCCTGTTTTCAACGGCGAACAAAGAAGTATTTTGTCTGTTGAGGATTTAGCAGTTGTAATTGCTGATGAAGCCGAAAACGCAAAACATCACCAAGTTCGTTTTACTGCAGCTTATTAA
- the purB gene encoding adenylosuccinate lyase, which translates to MTTLNELNAISPIDGRYRSKTLSLAPFFSEEALIKYRVLVEIEYFIALCEVPLPQLPDVNSSLFDSLRNIYKNFSTEDALWIKETEKVTNHDVKAVEYFIKDAFEKLGLSQYKEFIHFGLTSQDINNTAIPLSTKEAFEQVYMPSLISLISKLKELSVEWKDIPMLARTHGQPASPTRLGKEILVFVERLEEQMRLLFNIPFAAKFGGATGNYNAHHVAYPQIDWKQFGSKFVETDLGLHHSFPTTQIEHYDHFAAFFDALKRINNIIIDLDRDIWTYVSMDYFKQKIKAGEIGSSAMPHKVNPIDFENSEGNLGIANAIFEHLAAKLPISRLQRDLTDSTVLRNIGVPMGHTIIAFEASLKGLNKLLLNEAKFAEDLEKNWAVVAEAIQTILRREAYPNPYEALKGLTRTNEAIDKKAIHNFIATLEVSDAIKNELLAITPANFTGI; encoded by the coding sequence ATGACTACTTTAAACGAATTGAATGCCATATCGCCAATTGACGGAAGATATAGAAGCAAAACCCTTTCATTAGCACCTTTTTTCTCTGAAGAAGCTTTAATCAAATACCGTGTATTAGTTGAGATTGAATACTTTATTGCCTTGTGCGAAGTGCCATTACCACAACTACCTGACGTAAATTCAAGCTTATTTGACAGTTTAAGAAATATCTATAAAAATTTCTCTACTGAAGATGCTCTTTGGATTAAAGAAACAGAGAAAGTGACCAACCACGATGTAAAAGCGGTTGAATATTTTATCAAAGATGCTTTTGAAAAACTAGGTTTATCTCAATACAAAGAGTTCATTCACTTCGGATTAACTTCTCAGGACATTAACAATACTGCGATTCCGCTTTCTACAAAAGAAGCTTTTGAGCAAGTATATATGCCATCTTTAATTTCTTTAATTTCTAAATTAAAAGAATTAAGTGTTGAATGGAAAGATATTCCAATGTTGGCTCGTACGCACGGACAACCGGCTTCTCCTACTCGTTTGGGTAAAGAAATTTTGGTTTTTGTAGAGCGTCTTGAAGAGCAAATGCGTTTGTTATTTAATATTCCGTTTGCTGCTAAATTTGGTGGTGCAACAGGAAATTACAATGCGCATCATGTTGCTTATCCGCAAATCGACTGGAAACAGTTTGGAAGTAAATTTGTTGAAACTGATCTTGGTTTACACCATTCTTTTCCAACGACTCAAATTGAACATTACGATCATTTTGCTGCATTTTTTGATGCTTTAAAAAGAATCAACAATATTATTATCGATTTAGATCGTGATATCTGGACGTATGTTTCAATGGATTATTTTAAACAAAAAATCAAAGCGGGAGAAATTGGATCTTCTGCAATGCCACATAAAGTTAACCCAATTGATTTTGAAAACTCTGAAGGAAATTTAGGAATCGCAAATGCTATTTTTGAGCATTTGGCTGCTAAATTACCTATTTCAAGATTACAACGTGATTTAACTGATAGTACAGTTTTACGTAATATTGGTGTTCCAATGGGACATACAATTATTGCTTTTGAAGCTTCTTTAAAAGGTTTAAACAAATTGTTATTGAATGAAGCTAAATTTGCTGAAGATTTAGAGAAAAACTGGGCTGTAGTTGCTGAGGCAATTCAGACGATTTTACGTCGCGAGGCTTATCCAAATCCTTATGAAGCTTTGAAAGGTCTGACAAGAACAAACGAAGCTATCGATAAAAAAGCAATTCATAATTTCATTGCAACTTTAGAAGTTTCTGATGCTATTAAGAACGAATTACTAGCGATTACGCCTGCTAATTTCACAGGAATTTAA
- a CDS encoding Crp/Fnr family transcriptional regulator, producing MQQIRDNFERMAKLSDEEWDAFSSKLIHEEFPKKAAILKKDHLENYLSFVEKGLVRYYIPREDSDLTFAFVFDGEFASGYDSFITRLPAHYNIEALADTVLWRISYNDLQDIYAETKIGNTIGRLASESLFLKKTKRELSLLNDSAEQRYRNLFIEQPQLIQKIPQKYLASYIGITPQALSRIRKRIY from the coding sequence ATGCAGCAAATAAGAGACAATTTTGAGCGCATGGCAAAACTTTCGGATGAAGAATGGGATGCTTTTTCTTCGAAATTAATACACGAAGAATTTCCAAAGAAAGCGGCAATACTTAAAAAAGACCATTTAGAAAACTATCTTTCATTTGTCGAGAAAGGATTAGTACGATATTATATTCCTCGTGAAGATAGCGATCTCACTTTTGCGTTTGTATTTGATGGTGAATTTGCAAGCGGTTATGATTCCTTTATCACAAGATTACCCGCGCATTATAACATTGAAGCTCTGGCCGACACCGTACTTTGGCGCATATCTTACAATGATCTTCAGGACATTTATGCTGAAACCAAAATTGGTAATACAATTGGTCGTCTTGCAAGCGAAAGCTTATTTCTAAAAAAAACTAAAAGAGAACTTTCCCTTCTTAATGATTCAGCAGAACAACGATATCGCAATTTGTTTATAGAACAACCACAATTAATTCAGAAGATTCCTCAAAAGTATCTTGCGTCTTATATTGGCATTACTCCACAAGCGCTTAGCCGAATAAGAAAGCGCATTTATTAA
- a CDS encoding peroxiredoxin yields MSTLRLGDIAPDFHAETTEGPINFHEWLGDSWGVLFSHPADFTPVCTTELGTVANYVPEFKKRNTKVIALSVDGLESHKEWIKDINETQNTTVNFPIIADEDKKIATLYDMLHPNASEKFTVRSVFVIGPDKKIKLTLTYPASTGRNFDELLRVIDSLQLTANYSVATPANWKDGEDVVITPAVPDSDIPAKFPKGHTPIKPYLRITPQPNK; encoded by the coding sequence ATGTCAACATTAAGATTAGGAGATATTGCTCCGGATTTTCATGCAGAAACGACCGAAGGGCCAATCAATTTTCATGAATGGTTGGGAGATTCCTGGGGAGTTTTATTTTCGCATCCTGCAGATTTTACACCTGTTTGTACAACAGAATTAGGAACGGTTGCTAACTATGTTCCGGAATTTAAAAAAAGAAATACAAAAGTTATAGCACTAAGTGTAGATGGTTTAGAATCTCACAAAGAGTGGATTAAAGACATTAACGAAACTCAAAATACAACCGTTAATTTCCCAATAATTGCCGACGAAGATAAAAAAATCGCAACTTTATATGATATGCTGCACCCAAATGCAAGCGAGAAATTTACAGTTCGTTCTGTGTTTGTAATTGGACCTGATAAAAAGATAAAATTGACGTTAACATATCCGGCTTCAACAGGAAGAAATTTTGATGAATTACTTCGTGTAATCGATAGTTTGCAATTAACAGCAAATTATAGCGTAGCAACTCCTGCAAACTGGAAAGATGGTGAAGATGTAGTAATCACGCCAGCAGTTCCAGACAGTGATATTCCTGCTAAATTCCCAAAAGGACACACACCAATAAAACCATATTTGCGTATTACACCGCAACCTAATAAATAA